The Synechocystis sp. PCC 7509 genome includes a window with the following:
- a CDS encoding amino acid ABC transporter permease, whose product MEEFTTAIIFTNLLIATKWTLILSAIAFICGGLIGFGVMLMRISPNKWLSSISWIYIEFFQGTPLLLQLFLAFFGISIVLGVNLSPLQAATLALTAFTSAFLADIWRGSIAAIGTGQWEAASALGFGYFKKLRLIILPQALKLSIAPTVGFAVQVIKGTSLASVIGFTEISRAAAQINNVTLQSLLVFSIAGLIYFCLCYPLSILSQRLEGSMSYKA is encoded by the coding sequence ATGGAAGAATTTACAACCGCCATTATTTTTACAAACTTACTTATAGCTACCAAGTGGACATTAATATTATCCGCGATCGCTTTTATCTGCGGTGGGCTAATTGGCTTTGGTGTAATGTTAATGCGAATCTCCCCGAATAAATGGCTAAGTAGCATTAGCTGGATTTATATCGAGTTTTTCCAGGGAACGCCGTTATTATTGCAATTATTCTTGGCTTTTTTTGGCATTTCGATTGTATTAGGGGTAAATTTGTCACCCTTACAAGCTGCAACCTTAGCTTTAACAGCTTTTACCAGTGCTTTTTTAGCAGATATTTGGCGCGGTTCAATTGCGGCGATTGGTACGGGACAATGGGAAGCCGCTTCAGCGTTAGGTTTTGGGTATTTTAAAAAACTGAGATTAATTATTTTACCCCAAGCATTGAAGCTATCAATTGCGCCCACAGTGGGTTTTGCAGTGCAAGTAATTAAGGGAACTTCTCTAGCATCGGTAATTGGGTTTACAGAAATATCACGAGCAGCAGCGCAAATTAATAATGTAACCTTACAAAGTCTTTTAGTATTTTCGATTGCTGGCTTAATTTACTTTTGCTTGTGTTATCCCCTTTCAATCCTCAGCCAGCGCTTAGAAGGAAGTATGAGCTACAAAGCTTAG
- a CDS encoding transporter substrate-binding domain-containing protein, whose protein sequence is MHKRLSTKLLKALALFITGFLIAVSIAACSSPESSSTKKLAVTSAIASASSLPGVPNPGATLAQIIATGKLKVAVPDDFPPFGSVNTTMQLQGYDVDIAQEIAQGLKVKLELVPVVGNYRIPFLQTNRVDMVISSLGKNKERAKIIDFSAPYAPFFSGVYGEQSIKVSSLDDLKGRTVGVAQGSLEDLELSKIPPGTFPIKRFASNSLTASALVSGQVELIATGNVVAAKLMRDNPEKRIDNKFVMKNSPCHIGVRRGDTDLLEQVNAIVFDLKESGKLNELSQKWFGEPLTLLPV, encoded by the coding sequence ATGCACAAAAGGTTATCTACCAAGCTACTAAAAGCTTTAGCTCTTTTTATCACAGGTTTTTTAATCGCCGTCAGCATTGCGGCTTGTTCGTCCCCCGAATCTTCTTCAACTAAAAAACTGGCGGTAACATCTGCGATCGCATCAGCATCTAGTTTACCTGGCGTACCCAATCCCGGCGCAACTTTAGCCCAAATTATCGCTACAGGAAAGCTAAAAGTTGCTGTACCTGACGATTTTCCCCCTTTTGGCTCGGTAAATACAACTATGCAGCTTCAAGGTTATGACGTTGATATTGCTCAAGAAATTGCTCAAGGGTTAAAAGTCAAACTAGAGCTAGTTCCGGTAGTTGGCAATTATCGGATACCTTTTTTGCAAACCAATCGAGTAGATATGGTAATTTCCAGCTTAGGGAAAAATAAAGAACGAGCAAAAATCATTGATTTTTCAGCCCCTTATGCGCCGTTTTTCTCTGGGGTTTATGGCGAACAAAGTATTAAAGTTTCATCGCTTGATGACTTAAAAGGACGCACAGTGGGAGTTGCTCAAGGATCTTTAGAAGACTTGGAGTTATCAAAAATTCCGCCCGGAACTTTCCCCATTAAACGCTTTGCAAGTAATAGTTTAACGGCTTCGGCGCTAGTGTCAGGACAAGTTGAACTAATTGCTACAGGTAACGTAGTCGCGGCTAAATTGATGCGCGATAACCCCGAAAAAAGGATTGATAACAAATTTGTGATGAAAAATTCTCCCTGCCATATTGGCGTAAGACGTGGGGATACAGACTTATTAGAACAAGTTAATGCGATCGTTTTTGATTTAAAAGAATCGGGGAAGCTTAACGAACTCTCGCAAAAGTGGTTTGGAGAGCCTTTAACTTTGTTACCCGTTTAA
- a CDS encoding amino acid ABC transporter permease has protein sequence MDDVYSIQKQTNHPLDRSMGYTFDFSVVWDNLGLFLSGAVVTVRLSLIAIAFGLAIGIIGALCRTSGNRFLNGLAATYVELIRNTPFLIQLFFIFFGLPNLGLKLTAEQAATLALAVNFGAYSTEIVRAGVESIHKGQVEAGLALGFKPISVFRHIVITPALANIYPALVGQIILAVLFTSVVSQIATEDLTFTGDYLNARTFRSFEIYFTIALVYLAIVWLIKGIAYAVEKKYFEFAKYRR, from the coding sequence TTGGATGATGTATACAGTATTCAAAAGCAAACAAATCATCCCTTAGATAGAAGTATGGGTTATACTTTTGATTTTTCCGTTGTCTGGGATAACTTGGGCTTATTTCTCAGTGGGGCGGTGGTGACGGTAAGATTATCGTTAATTGCGATCGCCTTTGGGTTAGCAATTGGGATAATAGGAGCGCTCTGTAGAACGTCTGGAAACCGCTTTTTAAATGGATTAGCGGCGACTTATGTAGAATTAATCCGCAACACCCCGTTTTTGATTCAACTATTTTTTATCTTTTTTGGATTACCCAATTTAGGACTAAAGTTAACAGCAGAACAAGCTGCAACACTAGCTTTAGCGGTAAATTTTGGCGCGTATTCAACCGAAATTGTCCGCGCAGGAGTCGAAAGCATCCATAAAGGGCAAGTAGAAGCAGGTTTAGCGCTCGGATTTAAACCGATATCAGTTTTTCGCCATATTGTCATAACTCCAGCTTTAGCAAACATTTATCCAGCTTTAGTAGGACAAATTATTTTAGCGGTACTTTTTACAAGTGTCGTATCTCAAATAGCTACAGAAGACTTGACTTTTACAGGCGATTACTTAAACGCGCGGACTTTTCGCAGCTTTGAAATTTACTTCACAATAGCGTTAGTTTACCTGGCGATCGTCTGGTTAATCAAAGGGATTGCTTACGCAGTAGAGAAAAAATACTTTGAATTTGCCAAGTACAGAAGGTAG
- a CDS encoding amino acid ABC transporter ATP-binding protein, producing the protein MTHSQPRTSQSNSAIASSAIIVAKNVEKWYSNNFHVLKGVSLTVNKGEVVVLMGPSGSGKSTFIRTFNGLEPYQKGSIEVDGVKISHDLKNIEAVRREVGMVFQQFNLFPHLTVLKNVTLAPIHLRGMTKVKAEEAAMQLLERVGIAHQAAKYPGQLSGGQQQRVAIARALAMKPKVMLFDEPTSALDPEMVREVLDVMRGLANSGMTMVCVTHEVGFAREVADRVIFLADGMLVEDTTPTEFFNHPKEERTKKFLAQILH; encoded by the coding sequence ATGACACATTCCCAGCCTAGAACCAGTCAAAGTAACAGCGCGATCGCATCTTCAGCAATTATCGTCGCTAAAAATGTAGAAAAGTGGTACAGCAATAACTTTCACGTTCTTAAAGGAGTAAGTTTAACCGTCAATAAAGGCGAAGTAGTTGTATTAATGGGCCCTTCAGGTTCAGGAAAATCGACCTTTATCCGCACCTTTAACGGCTTAGAACCTTACCAAAAAGGTAGTATTGAAGTTGATGGCGTAAAAATATCTCACGATCTCAAAAATATTGAAGCAGTGCGCCGAGAAGTCGGGATGGTGTTTCAGCAATTCAACTTGTTTCCCCATCTAACGGTACTCAAAAATGTAACTTTAGCACCGATTCATTTACGCGGAATGACTAAAGTAAAAGCGGAAGAAGCAGCTATGCAACTATTAGAACGAGTGGGAATAGCTCATCAAGCTGCTAAATACCCCGGACAGCTATCGGGAGGTCAACAACAAAGAGTTGCGATCGCCCGTGCTTTAGCAATGAAACCAAAAGTAATGTTATTTGACGAACCAACCTCCGCTCTTGACCCGGAAATGGTACGGGAAGTATTAGACGTGATGCGAGGTCTAGCCAATTCGGGAATGACTATGGTGTGCGTCACTCACGAGGTAGGATTTGCAAGGGAAGTAGCCGACCGCGTAATATTTTTAGCGGATGGAATGCTCGTAGAAGATACAACGCCTACAGAGTTTTTTAACCATCCCAAAGAAGAAAGAACCAAGAAGTTTTTAGCCCAAATTTTGCACTAA